From the Candidatus Woesearchaeota archaeon genome, the window ATTAGGTATGCCGACGAGGTTGCTTATTGCTCCATCTGGGACTATAACAACCTGATTGGTTCTATCATCATAAAATACATCAGCATTTGTCCTGCTGTAAGGGTTAAATGTATCTTTTGGTCCTTGTACTCGAAGAAAACCTAATTCTGCTGGGGAAACCATATGCATGCCATGAACTGCAAAAGCCGCTTCCTGGACATCCAATGGCGCTTCTTTGTAGCCATAAGTAACAGTGTATAATCCTGCTTGCGTTTTACTGACCTTCATTTCCAGATTAGGATTCATTTTGTTAAGCCTCCAATAAGAGTATGTAAGACTAGAAAAATGCTTTGATATATAAATCTTTCTTTTTTGATGTTACTACAAAGTGGCTAATGCTCTTGTGTGAAGCCGCCTATTTTAAGCTGCCCTTTCAATTCTTGCGGGCATCCATAAATATCAAACTCAAAAACAGATTTGCCCATCTGCTCCTGAATATATCTCTTGACTTGCTCTTGCGAAACGTGTCCAGCAGAGCCGCAGTAACAACCTCTTGCCCAGAGAGCATCAAATCCTTTTCCAAAATCTGCTTGTATCCCAAGTATTTCAAATCTGGAAATACCCGCCTTAATTGAATTGAAGTATTACCCTTTAACTTATGAATGATTTTGAAAGGTGTTACTGTCGGTTTTGTGCCTACAAACAAGTGCAAATGGTCTGGCAT encodes:
- the tnpA gene encoding IS200/IS605 family transposase; this encodes MHNINYHIIWIPKYRKPILIGKVREVLKTIIDGQCQELSLNNLALEIMPDHLHLFVGTKPTVTPFKIIHKLKGNTSIQLRRVFPDLKYLGYKQILEKDLMLSGQEVVTAALLDTFRKSKSRDIFRSRWANLFLSLIFMDARKN